The following proteins come from a genomic window of Leptospira barantonii:
- a CDS encoding ATP-dependent 6-phosphofructokinase: METKIKNFGECTIPSPADYEYYTSDSSRLLFRTVFQSEEDWNSYIKNGPDFFEQAGPRERIFFHPKEVTAGIVTCGGLCPGINDVIRGVVMELYYRYGVSRILGFPYGYQGLVKKYSHKPIELTPEKVAHIVEEGGSMLASSRGNQSAVEMVDYLSLYGVKMLFCIGGDGTLRGAREIVDEIAKRKEEISVIGIPKTIDNDINYVQKTFGFSTAFSKAMEAVECAHVEAKGAPNGIGLVKLMGRHSGFIAVNAALASRNVNYCLIPEVNFDLNGNGAFLDDLKKRIEKKKHAVIIVAEGAGQKFFDVTEERDASGNLKLGDIGIFLKNTMGEFFKKENIPVNIKYIDPSYTIRSIPANAEDSVFCGFLAQNAVHAAMAGKTDMVVGMWNNVFTHLPISVAIQERKVLQPDRSTLWRSLLASTGQPAHLEAK; encoded by the coding sequence ATGGAAACAAAAATAAAAAATTTTGGCGAATGTACAATCCCGAGTCCTGCGGATTATGAATACTATACTAGCGATTCTTCCAGGCTTTTGTTCAGAACGGTTTTTCAATCCGAGGAAGATTGGAATTCCTATATCAAAAACGGTCCCGATTTTTTCGAACAAGCCGGTCCTCGGGAAAGAATTTTCTTTCATCCGAAGGAAGTGACCGCGGGAATCGTGACCTGCGGAGGTCTTTGTCCGGGGATCAACGACGTGATCCGGGGCGTAGTGATGGAACTCTACTATCGTTACGGGGTTTCGAGAATTCTCGGGTTTCCATACGGCTATCAAGGTCTTGTCAAAAAATATTCTCATAAACCGATCGAACTCACTCCGGAGAAGGTGGCGCATATCGTGGAAGAAGGCGGTTCCATGCTCGCTTCTTCCCGAGGAAATCAATCCGCGGTCGAGATGGTGGATTATCTGAGTCTTTACGGTGTGAAGATGCTTTTTTGTATCGGAGGCGACGGCACGTTACGCGGCGCGCGTGAAATCGTGGACGAAATCGCCAAAAGGAAAGAAGAAATTTCCGTAATCGGAATTCCCAAAACCATAGACAACGATATCAACTATGTCCAAAAAACGTTCGGTTTTTCGACCGCGTTTTCCAAAGCGATGGAAGCCGTGGAATGCGCACACGTAGAAGCCAAAGGAGCGCCTAACGGAATCGGTCTCGTCAAGTTGATGGGTCGTCATTCCGGTTTTATCGCGGTCAACGCCGCGCTCGCTTCCAGAAACGTAAATTATTGTCTAATCCCGGAAGTGAACTTCGATCTAAACGGGAACGGAGCATTTTTGGACGACTTAAAAAAACGCATCGAGAAAAAGAAACACGCGGTCATCATCGTCGCGGAAGGAGCCGGTCAAAAATTTTTTGACGTGACCGAAGAACGGGATGCTTCCGGAAATCTGAAACTGGGGGACATCGGCATATTTTTAAAGAACACGATGGGAGAATTTTTTAAAAAGGAAAACATCCCCGTAAACATCAAATACATCGATCCGAGTTATACGATCAGATCGATTCCGGCTAACGCGGAAGATTCCGTGTTCTGCGGATTTTTGGCTCAGAATGCGGTCCACGCGGCAATGGCGGGTAAAACCGATATGGTCGTAGGAATGTGGAACAACGTGTTTACACATCTTCCGATTTCGGTTGCCATTCAAGAAAGAAAGGTGTTACAACCCGATCGGAGTACTTTGTGGAGATCGCTTTTGGCTTCGACGGGACAACCGGCGCATCTGGAAGCAAAATGA
- a CDS encoding fatty acid desaturase family protein, producing MKNGLPPHLTKIDSMKSLTALVLDWALIGFCFAASAYFESFFVYAISAVLIARTQLALAVLMHESAHGILIRNRNWNDRIGQIFTAGPLTVSLYDYRTGHLKHHQAPMVHDDPVAVIFKINDYPVSKKELAWRLFKDLTSISYFASVYEFLSGKHKNLLLRKNLSLKTKLFVAVSIFSFHCVLLGVLTFYGHMGLYFGLWILPSLTILQVFARIRAITEHAGYPPNKDQTLNARSIVRSNWQTFFCGPHNIHYHIEHHQYARVPFYRLKEAHDILFSRGELPSENLYSGYGKVLKDVTV from the coding sequence ATGAAAAACGGTTTGCCTCCGCATTTAACAAAGATCGATTCTATGAAATCGCTGACGGCTTTGGTGCTCGATTGGGCATTGATCGGATTTTGTTTTGCCGCTTCCGCTTATTTTGAATCGTTTTTTGTTTATGCGATTTCAGCAGTCTTAATTGCACGAACGCAACTTGCTTTAGCGGTATTGATGCATGAAAGCGCGCATGGAATTCTAATTCGAAATCGAAATTGGAACGATCGTATCGGTCAGATCTTTACGGCAGGGCCCTTGACGGTTTCCTTGTATGATTACAGAACGGGACATCTGAAACATCATCAAGCTCCGATGGTCCACGACGATCCGGTCGCTGTCATTTTTAAAATCAACGACTATCCGGTTTCCAAAAAAGAATTGGCTTGGAGATTGTTCAAAGATCTGACGAGCATTTCTTACTTTGCGAGTGTTTACGAATTTTTAAGCGGAAAACATAAGAATCTTCTCCTAAGGAAGAATCTTTCGTTGAAAACGAAACTATTCGTCGCGGTTTCAATATTCAGTTTTCATTGTGTCCTGCTCGGGGTTCTGACGTTTTACGGACATATGGGACTTTATTTCGGTCTTTGGATTCTTCCTTCTCTTACGATATTACAAGTATTTGCAAGAATCCGCGCAATTACGGAACACGCAGGTTATCCACCGAACAAGGATCAAACCCTGAACGCAAGGTCCATTGTTCGATCCAACTGGCAGACTTTCTTTTGCGGACCACATAACATTCATTATCACATAGAACATCATCAATATGCCCGCGTTCCATTCTATCGTCTAAAAGAAGCGCATGATATCTTATTTTCCCGCGGAGAATTGCCTTCGGAGAATTTGTATTCAGGATATGGCAAAGTGTTAAAAGACGTGACCGTCTAA
- a CDS encoding LIC_20087 family outer membrane protein, whose protein sequence is MSKKRSLILSLCLFLFGVSIFSVEDPTFSPFEPYHLSRDFDLNRQKYLQVVAIPYKDPMELKLGPEYDTAPEKKSPEPTFIKTPGLSFSGMFQPFLFSVVPHGSVQFLPVSETVFVNELPSRNSKLVSGAFSEKRTMDRITDSRNQIQGFGLMSWNTNPLQNGSSSGVMFLYMKRHAGLEMDFNARMIGNQAGLAVLESAKSTIAFNYSVFPEIGESSKMNFFLQFSSIKRFQDRNLGYSGTTDLGANNARGLKSYEYYLNPGISFSSRNLSLEGMVRVPVPTAAQLAGEQHQWMQDVQGILGIKYSFSETSSK, encoded by the coding sequence ATGAGCAAAAAGAGATCCCTCATTCTTTCTTTATGTTTGTTTTTGTTCGGGGTTTCGATTTTTTCCGTCGAGGATCCGACCTTTAGTCCGTTTGAACCGTACCATCTTTCTCGGGATTTCGATCTCAATCGTCAGAAATATCTACAAGTAGTCGCGATCCCTTATAAGGATCCGATGGAACTCAAACTCGGACCGGAATACGATACCGCGCCCGAAAAAAAATCTCCCGAACCTACGTTTATCAAAACTCCCGGACTTTCCTTTTCGGGAATGTTTCAACCGTTTTTATTTTCCGTCGTTCCGCACGGAAGCGTTCAATTCTTACCCGTTTCCGAAACCGTTTTTGTAAACGAGCTTCCTTCTCGAAACAGCAAACTCGTATCGGGAGCCTTTTCCGAAAAAAGAACCATGGATCGTATCACCGATTCCAGAAACCAAATCCAAGGATTCGGTTTGATGAGTTGGAATACGAACCCTCTTCAAAATGGAAGTAGCTCCGGGGTTATGTTTCTTTATATGAAACGTCATGCGGGTTTGGAAATGGATTTTAACGCGAGGATGATCGGAAATCAGGCCGGGCTTGCGGTTCTCGAATCCGCAAAGTCTACGATCGCGTTCAACTACTCCGTGTTTCCCGAAATCGGAGAAAGTTCCAAGATGAATTTCTTTCTTCAATTCTCCAGTATCAAACGGTTTCAGGATAGAAACCTCGGCTACTCGGGAACGACCGATCTCGGCGCGAACAACGCACGCGGTTTAAAATCCTACGAGTATTACTTGAACCCTGGGATTTCGTTTTCTTCCAGAAACTTGAGTCTGGAAGGAATGGTAAGAGTTCCGGTTCCGACCGCCGCTCAACTCGCGGGAGAACAACACCAGTGGATGCAGGACGTTCAGGGAATTCTCGGAATCAAGTATAGCTTCTCGGAAACTTCTTCCAAATAA
- a CDS encoding ferritin-like domain-containing protein has product MNESISILLPESHPPVQKRIGSSRIWFEFKCFLVDRIKSAALANLQKSKWGEILILKHYLRAEELAASNGSFSLDEILKNAPEWLCKELRIHEKEEAGHVRIFETRIQHISPSNLEIPLYLFSNRKIETFHSLILKFENRFTSGAVVPALVVALTLENMGVRIFKRHLKVLKRIDGESPTGSLLRTIIRDEKRHVRGFLKFLRRLVKPSEFRDYVKLRKEALALDHKGGLISAIAMFVLSILPIRFLFVRKH; this is encoded by the coding sequence ATGAACGAGTCAATTTCCATTCTTCTTCCCGAATCGCATCCTCCGGTTCAGAAACGAATCGGAAGTTCCAGAATCTGGTTCGAGTTCAAATGTTTTTTGGTCGATCGAATCAAAAGTGCGGCGCTTGCAAATTTACAGAAAAGCAAATGGGGAGAAATTCTCATCTTAAAACATTATTTGCGAGCGGAGGAATTGGCGGCATCCAACGGATCTTTTTCTTTGGACGAAATTCTGAAAAACGCTCCCGAATGGCTTTGTAAGGAACTGAGAATTCATGAAAAAGAAGAAGCGGGTCACGTAAGAATTTTCGAAACGAGGATTCAACATATCTCTCCGTCGAACCTTGAAATTCCGTTGTATTTATTTTCGAATCGAAAGATTGAAACGTTTCATTCTCTCATTTTGAAATTCGAAAACCGATTTACATCTGGCGCGGTCGTGCCCGCGTTAGTCGTCGCTTTGACCTTGGAAAACATGGGCGTTCGAATTTTCAAAAGACATCTAAAAGTTTTAAAACGAATCGACGGTGAATCGCCAACCGGTTCTTTGTTAAGGACGATCATCCGCGACGAGAAAAGACATGTTCGCGGATTTCTAAAATTCTTACGCAGACTTGTCAAACCTTCAGAGTTCCGCGACTACGTAAAACTCAGAAAAGAAGCTCTGGCTCTGGATCACAAAGGAGGATTGATTTCCGCAATCGCAATGTTTGTGTTATCTATTTTGCCGATTCGTTTTTTGTTTGTGAGAAAACATTAG